Sequence from the Stenotrophomonas sp. 364 genome:
TGGCTTGCCGGCATGCCGACGCCTCCATGATCCAGAAGATAGAAGCCGCACGCTGGAGCGAGCGCTGTCACCCTTACTTGGAAGAGGATGCTGAGCACAACCCGGGCCTGCGTCTGCTGGCCGAGTTCTGGTCCGCCCAAGCCCCACCGACAACGTAAAAGCCCATCCCGTTCGCCTGGTGAACGAGTTAGGAAGGTGCGCGGCCTGTCTAGGCGTTCATGTGTCCGGCTACGGAAACCTAACTGATAGCAAGGTAGGGTTTGCCCACCGGCTTCATGGTGATGCCGAACATGGAGAATGATCATGGGCAATCAGAATCAGCAGAATCCGAATCCCGGTCAGAACCAACCGGGTCAGCAGAACCAGCCGGGGCAACAGGGGCAACAGGATCGCGATACCCAGCGCCAGGGTCAACAGCAGCAGGGCCAGAACGACAAACGCGAGCGGTCTGGCCAGCAGGGCGGCAAGGACGAGGAAGAGTAAGCTTCCGAAACGTTGATGAGACAAGGGCTCGGCCGTTCAGGCCGAGCCTTTTCTGTATTAGGGAACGCTCAAGTCAGGATTCCGTCTTCCCGGGCCACTCGAACCATCTCCAGCGAGTTGCCCACATTCAGTTGACGCATAATGGCGCGTTTGTGGGATTCCACCGTGCGCGTGGAAAGATGAAGCTTCTGCGCGACGTCTTGGGCCCTCATGCCCAAAGCCACGTGCTCCAGGACCTGCAGTTGCTTGGCGGTCAGCATCGCCTGCCGCCTCTTGGGAGCTGCAGCTTCCGCTTCCGCCTGCGAGGCAAGAAAGCTCGCTGCTACATACGTGCATCCGTCCATGATGCAATCGATCGCGCGAAACAGCTCTTCGCTGCTACAGCGCCTGTGTAGAAATCCCTTCGCGCCGGTCGCTATCGCCTGGGTCACAGTGTCTGGGCCGGCCTCTGCTAGGAGAAACATGAAGGCCGGCGCCCCCTCCTGCTGCAGCGTCCTGTCCATCAGAGCTATGCAACTGGCGCCAGGCAAGTAGAGATCGGTTATCACCAAGGTCGGGCGGACTCGGCTGACAAGCTCTTGGAAGCGCGGCGCCGTTGAAGCAATCCAGATGCGTGAGAACCGGCTTTCCAGTAACTTTGCGATCCCCTCCGCCACCAGTGTGTGCCCGTCGACGAGCAGAAGACTACCGAACTGCTTACGCTCCGGCGGGTTACAAGCCATATCCACTGCAGCGTTCCTCGTTCGGGGGTATCCAAGCTAGCAGACCCGGTGACTACGGGGAAAGGGCATGGGCGACGGGTATTCGTGCTTGGCAGCTAGACGGGGACCGGAGGGGGGCGCTGTGCTGGGCATGTCGGCTAGCAACCACAGCAAGAAGACGCCCTTTTCGAGAGTAGGGCGAATTTTTGGACTTGATCGGGCCCGCGACTCAAGCTCATCCAAGAACGCGGTGTCAGACGCGAAGTCAGTCACGGAGGGCGTCAAAAGTTCAGCCGCCGTCGCCAGCTCTGCGGGGTCAAGTAGGGCGTCGTCGCAGACGAGGGAGATCAGCGTGGTCTTGTCCAAGGCGGTAAGGCCGAGCTGTGGCGGTTTGGCAATCATTACCCATACAAAGCCTGCATCCACGAGCTCAGTCGCCCGCGAAGGGGAGGGACGAAAACCCTGTGCCACCATGCTCAGGTCCGTCATTAGGCTAGGGCTTTTTTCTTCGAACGCCAACTGCAAGCTCCCGTGTCGTATGGAAAATGTGTCACCGACTGTGGCCGCCATCAAGCGCATCGTTAATGAACGCCCAAGTCCCTTCTCGGATAGGAGAGGTTCTTTCCCAGTGAGTCGCCGACACTTCTCAGTGCAAGCCAGCATTGGTCGCGTGGGCAGGGCGTCTTGGGCTGCGGCTGAAGGACTCTAACCGAGGAGGTAGCGATCTATCGGCACCACCTTTGCTGCCTGAGAGTCCTCCAGCAGTTGCAGCGCTCTCGCCTTCCTTGCTCCGATGCCCGCGATTGCCTCTGGAACGGCAACCGTCTCGTATTCCCGGGAGTTGCTGTCAAAGCAAGTTGAGGCAATGCAGGAGTCTGCGGCCATCCCGCACACCACCAATTGATTGCATCCCAGCTTTGCGAGAAGGACGGCTAAGGGGGTTGCCAGGAACGCGGAGTGCTTGGGCTTCAGAACGAAGTAATCATCAGGAGCAGGGCGAAGCAGAGTTGCAATCTTCGCCGAGACGCCGTCCGCAGCCAAGCACTCTTGAACCAAATCCTTGAAGTCCATCTGCCAGTTTGCAAAATTATCATTGGCGTAGATAACCGGATCGCCCTCGTCTTTGAAGTGCTGCCGGAGGCGGGCGATGGCCTTTGAAGCGCTCAGCGCGCTGCTCGCAATCAAGTCGGCCTCCGGGAAGTCAAATCGACTGAACATGTCAACGATGAGCAGGGCGGGCGTCGTTTTCTTCATGCGCGGCTCCCGGAGCCGCTCAATCGCCCGTTTGGCTGTGGGGAGCAGCCATCGGCTTAGACTGAGGTGAATCCTTTTGGCGAAGGAAAATTGTCAATATCACCAATGACAACACTGCCAAGAACTCACTCTGCCAGTTCTGGAACGACTCAAACCAGAAACTGCTGCTCCACAAGTGTTCCCAGCACGTGGGAGGCGGAAGTCCTTTGGAGGCCATCTCGTCAACTTCAGCGCGCCAGCTGCCGGCCAAGTGGAGAGAGAAGCTCATTAAGAACAGAAGCCCGAAGGCGATAGCTAAAGAATGCCCATAGAGAGCCTTCCACGCTCCCCCGCGCCGCACCGGCCATGGCGTGGGCCCATCTTCAACACGCTCTTCTTCCTCATCGGGAGAGAGGGGCCTGGATTCTGCCGACCCCTTCTGGCGAAGGCTTACAGTCAAAAGGACATACATCCCCATCTGCAAGAACTCGCTTTCCCAATTCTCGAACGTGGCGCTAACGAAGTGACCGCTGTGGAGATACTCCCATAGCCCCAACAGGGGCCTGTGTGCCTCCTTGAGCTCTTCATTGTGTGCCAAGAAGCCGGTCCAGATCTGTCCCAACAAGAAGCAGATGAGTAATAGGATCAGGACTATCGATAAACCGTTTCTTTTCCACATGGCCAGTAGTGCCTAATGTTGTGCGTCTGCCAGACCGTGGGGGAGGTATGGAGCCGATGGAACAGGGGACTGAACGAAAAGGCTACACCCCGGCGTCGCCTTTTTTCTAATCAACCTGCAAAGCCTGGCGTTCCTCCAGAGCTACCGACGTCACCGAAGTTCGGCTGGGTGCTGCCCGATGGATCGGAAGCATTCCCCGACCCGGTTTCACTGCCCTTGACGCCCTTGCCAGGGCTAGGCGGGTCCCCACTTAGGCGGTGAGCGTCAGAGGAGTCCGAGGCGCTGTCGTCCGCCGGTGGTTTGGCGGGCACAAACGGTGAAATAGGGTCACTTGCCGGGAACGTCTCTTCCAGCGCTTCTCCATGGTTGCGGTGAGTGCGCGCCTCTCGGACTCGTTGCTCCGCAGGCGATTCTCTGGGGTTGTTTTCCCCCGGAAGAGGTGGGTCTTCTTGATCTCTTTCCACGGCTGACTCCTGAAAAGTGCAGGCAGCACGAAATGCTGCCGCAGCGGTGCGGCAGCGCTCGGAACTAGGCGGCCGCAGCAGCCGCGTTCCCGCCGGACTGCGCCAGCAGGGTTAGCTTTTCGTCGGTCGCCTTCTCTTCTTCAAGCGTCTCGAGAAGAAGCGGAATCGCGGCCTTATAGCCCAGCTGCCTGGCCAACGCGGCGATGGTGCCGTAGGAGGCAATTTCGTAGTGTTCCACCTTTTGCGCCCCGCCGATCAAGGCCGCGTCGCGGACCGGTCCTTCTTCAATGCTGTCGATCGCTTCTTTGCCTTCCTCGACAAGCCCCTCCATCGCGGCACACTTGATGCGCTTGAGACGGATGCCCAGCAGTTCGACGACCTTGTCGATGCGCTCGATCTGCCCTTGCGTTTCCTCCAGATGAGTCTCGAAGGCGGCAGCGAGGTCCGGATTGGAGGCCGCACGAGCGAAGCGAGGCAGGGCTTTGGTGAGCTGCTTCTCAGCGCTGTAGATGTCAGACAAATCGTGGATGAAGAGGTCTTCGGCAGTCTTAATCGCCATGTCAGCGGTTCCTAGAGTGGGTGGGTGTTAGACGCTATGCTTCGCGACGTTAGTTTCGATCGGGTTGGCGTGAAGGGGGACTACACACCGGCGGGTTCCTCTTCCTCGCACGCCCCAGGCATGCAGCGGTCTTTCTTGGCTTTCAGGTGAGCGGCCGTCTTAGCGAGCTGCTCGTAACGCTGGCGGACCTCCTCCAACCTGTCTTGGTCCATTTCCTCCAGATTGAGCAGTTCGTCGTTCGCGTTGTGCGTGGCGCGGATCAATTCGTCAAGCTTGATATGAATGGCCGCGGTGTCTGCGTTTTGGGTGTGTTGGATCAGGAAAACCATCAGGAACGTTACGATCGTCGTGCCCGTATTGATGACCAGCTGCCACGTGTTGTTGAAACGAAACAGCGGGCCGCTCCCTGCCCATACGACGACAACACCCAAGGCGGCTACAAATGCACTCAGCGATCCGGAAGCCTTGGAAACACTGCAAGCAACCCGGTTAAAAAAGACGTTTCCCATGTGCTCATTCATCGAGGGGTGGTGGAAGGACCATAGGAACTCTCTCGTCTTCGCTTGGTGAGCGTTATGGCAAAGAAAAGGCAAGAACCTAAATAGTTCAGGTCCGGGTGCGCCACGTCACGGTTCACAGCAGCCGAACCGCGAATTAAGGGTTTTTTCCATTGCTATCGCCTGACTGCGACGGCCGAGGAACGAGGCTGAACTCCTGAGCGGAATGAGGGCCGGGGCATGACTCCTGCCATCGTGCGTCGACTTGAGATCTGGGCCTCAATGAAGGGTTTTCGCTGTCTTACGGTGCGTGACGCAGCGGAGCATCTTCAGGAGTTGGTGCCCGGATTCCCGGGACTAGGGGACGGGCCGACGAAGGTCTCGCCTGACGGTTGTCGTTGATTTGACCACGAGATGGAGGCAGTAGCAGACGCCATCTACCAAGCCGTGAGCTGCTCAAGCGATTTGGAAGAGACCTTGGAAAGCGATGACTGGCACGTGGATCGCGACAGTTCAGGAAGGTGGTCCGTTCCAGGGATCTGTCTGCGGGAGTGGCCAGTCAAACGCCCGCTCTTGCCGCCCTCTCGGCAAGGCTGGTTTCTGCGGTGAGCCACGCCTTGGCGCACCGTTCACGGATACGCGACGGTAGGGGCGATAGAAGGAGGGAACGACCGGACCACGGCCACAAGGATTGCTATGGCCAGGCCTATCTGGAGTGGATCGCTGTCGTTTGGTCTCCTCAACATTCCGGTATCGCTGATGTCAGGGGAGCGCCGAACTGATCTCAGCTTCCGGATGCTCGACTCCCGAGACAAGAAGCCGATTCGATTTGAGCGGGTAAACGCTGACACCGGCGAAGAAGTACCGTGGAAAGACATTGTCAAAGCCTTTGAATACGACAAGGGAAGCTACGTTGTCGTGGAGAAGGAAGACATTGCCGCTGCGGCCCCGGAGACCCACGAATCTGTGGACGTAGAGGCGTTCGTCGACGCATCCAGCATCGGTCTGCGGTTCTTCGAAAAACCTTACATCCTAGTCCCGGGGAAGAAGGCCGAGAAGGGTTATGTCTTGCTTCGGGAAACGCTGAGGGACACAGGAAAGGTCGGCATCGCCCGAGTGGTGATTCGCACCCGCGAATACCTGTGCGCGGTCATGCCTGAAGGTGACGCCTTGGTCCTCATCCTGCTTCGATATCCTCAGGAATTGGTAGCACCGGATGACTACAAGTTGCCGGCTGGACAGACGGGTGATTACAGGATCGCTCCCAAAGAAATGGAGATGGCTAAGCAGTTGATCAACTCGATGACCAGTAAGTGGGCCCCGGACAGCTATCACGACGAGTTCCGCGAAAGGCTTTCGGCAATCATTCAAAAGCGGGTCAAAGATGTAGGCGCCACAACCAAGTTTGAAGAACCCGCGCATCAAGAAGACACCGCCACGAACGTGGTTGATTTCATGTCTCTCTTGCAGAAAAGCCTGGAGACGAACAAGCGCACGCCCGCCAAGAGTGTTCCCGTAAAGACGGCCTCCAAGGCTCAAGCAAAATCGGGAAAGGAGGAGGAAAAGGGTGCGCCGCAAAAGAAGGCCGCCAAGAAGGCCTCCCTCAAGAAGGCTTCTCCCAAGAAGACACCGGTCAAGAGGGCGCGCAGGTCTGCCTGAATGGCGCACATTAAGGCAGTGGACGTTCTCTGGCTCACGCGACGCGCACGCCGCAACGTCATTGGATGTAGGCCGCTTACCCCGAGGCTGCCGGTGTTTTTCGTCTCCGAAAGGTCGGCTGCGTTGTGGGTTAACGCGGCATTGGCGTTCATTGCACATAATTTCCTCCTTCTATCCGAAGGAAGCAGCCATGGTCGCGACATCTAAGCCTGTTCCAACGCCAAAAGTCGTGCGCGTCGAAGCAGTGCCGGTTGAGGTGGGAGGCGCTGGCGTAGTGGTGGAGCTTGACGCTCCGGTGCCTAGGCGGTGGCTGAAGGCCCTCAAGAGGGAGATGTCTCGCGCGGAAGGGATGCAAGTAGCGTCGGCGAAGTTTGATGGCTACTTCGTCTATATCCATGGCGTGGCCTTAGACCCCCCAAGCGCGGCGAGGCGGGTAAGCGGAATGCTTGCTACAGTCCAGGCGGGCTGAATTTCGGAAGCGATGCATTAACCTGCGGCGACCAGATCGCTCCATCCGAATAGTCATCTTCCCCGAGATCTTTTCGCGGAGCATGCCCCGCCTTCTGCCCCGAACTGGTCGATCGTCTGCAAGTGCCACGCTCACCAAGCCTTTAAGCAGTGCCCTTGCCCGGCCCTTGCCTGCTGGTGTGTCTAGTCGAGCTAGGACCTTATGGATGCAGCGAAGTGGCGACGGGCTGCCGGAGGAGTAGGTGTGAAGGGGTGGGCAACGTCAATTCACGGGGACCCGACGGGCGCAGGGCTAGAAACGGGCTACTTGCCAAGGAGTTACAGCGCCATGAGCGACGAGAAAAAGAAGACTGGAACGCCCGATCGCGACCGGATCAATGTCAACGAAGACTACGAGGTCCAGTATTGGACCAAGGCGTTGGGCATCACGGCTGCTCAGCTCAAAGAGGCGGTCAAGGCCGTCGGTCCCACATCGGCTGCGGTTCGTAACCACCTGGGCAAGTGACGGGCGCGGGGCATGTCCCTCACCGAATACCGCCGCAAGCGCAGCTTCAGCAAGACCAAAGAGCCCGAACCCGGCAAGGCACTACCCGCCGGGCAGCGAGCCATCTTTGTCGTGCAATTGCACCACGCCAGCCGGCGCCACTACGACTTTCGTCTACAGGTCGGTGACGCTCTCAAGAGTTGGGCTGTGCCCAAAGGGCCAAGCTACGACCCGAAGGTCAAGCGGATGGCTGTCGAGGTGGAAGACCATCCCGTCGACTACGCTGGTTTCGAGGGCGAGATCCCCAAAGGCGAGTATGGCGGCGGTCATGTTGCTCAGTTCGATCACGGGGTCTGGGCCACCGAAGGGGATCCCGAGGCCCAACTCGCCAAAGGGCACCTGCGCTTCGAAATGTTCGGATCCAAGCTCAAAGGCGGATGGCACTTGGTTCGATCCGGCAAGCCGGCGCGCCAGCCGCAGTGGCTTCTCTTCAAGGAGGACGATGCCTACGCCAGCCAGGTCGAGGCCGATGACCTGTTGGGGGATGTCGCCGTGCCCCCTGCCGCAGACCTCAAACGGGCCGGCAGCGGGAAGCCCGACAAGAAGCGACTCAAGGCGATCCCCCTCGCAAAACCCGCTCGACGCGTGGATTGGGCCAAGAGGGCGTCGGCGCTGACCGGTGGTAAAAGGGCCGAGGCCCCCCAGGGCCCGTTCGAACCCCAGTTGGCCAAGCTGGGCGAATCGCCCCCAAAGGGCGAGCAGTGGGTTCATGAGATCAAATGGGACGGCTACAGGATCCTGGCCACGGTGGCGGAAGGCGAGGTTCGCTTGTGGTCGCGCAACGCGTTGGAATGGACCAGCAAGATCCCGGAGATCCGTGACGCCATTGCTGCCTTGGGGTTGAAGTCCGCGGCCCTGGACGGGGAGCTGATCGCGGGGCGCGGGACCAAGGAAGACTTCAATCTACTTCAAGCCACCCTATCTGGGGAGCGCCAGGGTGCGCTGTCCTATGCGCTCTTTGACCTTCTGCATATCAATGGCGTGGACATCGCCGATGCTCCGCTGCTGGAACGAAAGGCGCTCTTGGAGGAAGTCCTCAAGGGAGCCCCGACCCATCTGGCCATGAGTTCGCACATCGCCGGCGATGGGGAGGCGGCCTACCGTTTGGCGGGTGAGCAGCATTTCGAGGGCATCATCTCCAAGCGCGCCGATCGCGGCTACCACGGCGGCCGGGGCGAGGATTGGAAGAAGACCAAGCAGTTGGCCAGCGACGAATTCGCCGTGGTCGGCTACACCGCGCCCAAAGGAAGCCGCACCGGTTTCGGATCGTTGCTACTGGCCAAGCCCGACCCCAAGCATGGATGGCTCTACGTGGGGCGCGTCGGCTCGGGGTTTTCGGACACCCTGATCGGGGAGCTGACGGCGCTGATCGGCACCGCCGGCGGGAAGAAGCCCACCGCCCATGTCCCAACGACAGAGACCGACTTGCGGGCCGCCACCTGGTTTGCACCCCGGTTTGTCGTCGAGGTCTTCTACCGAGGCATTGGCGGGCAACAATTGCTGCGCCAAGCGTCGCTGAAAGCGGTGCGGCCCGACAAGGACGTAGCCGATCTGAAGGACTCGGATCGGAGCAACGATTCCGGCGGCGGTGCTGCATCTGCCAAGCCGAACAAACGCGGGAAGCAAGCCGTCACCGAACCCGAGCGCGGTGTTGCCGTCAAATCCACGAACAGCAAGGGCAGGGCGGATGCTGGAGAGCGGGTTCCCCCAAAGCTCTCCAGCCCGTCCAAGGTGATCTTTCCCGACATCAGGGCCACCAAGCAGGATGTGTGGGACTACTACAGCGCGGTCATGGACCATCTGCTGCCTGAGATCCTTGGGCGTCCACTGTCGATCATCCGCTGCCCAGCTGGGACCGGCCGGCCGTGCTTCTTCCAAAAACATCACACTGCGGGTCTGGAGTTGGTCATCTCGGTGAAGCTCAAGGAAGATAGTGGGATCAATGCCTACTACCTGGTGGTCGAAGACGCTGCCAGCCTCTTGGAGCTTGTGCAGTTCAACGCCTTGGAGTTCCACCCTTGGGGCAGCCGCGCCGATTCGCCCGACTGCGCTGATCGCGTGGTGTTCGATCTTGACCCAGGCCCGGACGTGCCGTTCTCGGAGATCAAGAAAGCCGCCACCGACATTCGGAAGCTCCTTCAGCAGTTGGAGCTGGAGTCCTTCCTA
This genomic interval carries:
- a CDS encoding isochorismatase family cysteine hydrolase, encoding MKKTTPALLIVDMFSRFDFPEADLIASSALSASKAIARLRQHFKDEGDPVIYANDNFANWQMDFKDLVQECLAADGVSAKIATLLRPAPDDYFVLKPKHSAFLATPLAVLLAKLGCNQLVVCGMAADSCIASTCFDSNSREYETVAVPEAIAGIGARKARALQLLEDSQAAKVVPIDRYLLG
- a CDS encoding low affinity iron permease family protein, translated to MGNVFFNRVACSVSKASGSLSAFVAALGVVVVWAGSGPLFRFNNTWQLVINTGTTIVTFLMVFLIQHTQNADTAAIHIKLDELIRATHNANDELLNLEEMDQDRLEEVRQRYEQLAKTAAHLKAKKDRCMPGACEEEEPAGV
- a CDS encoding DUF6766 family protein, encoding MWKRNGLSIVLILLLICFLLGQIWTGFLAHNEELKEAHRPLLGLWEYLHSGHFVSATFENWESEFLQMGMYVLLTVSLRQKGSAESRPLSPDEEEERVEDGPTPWPVRRGGAWKALYGHSLAIAFGLLFLMSFSLHLAGSWRAEVDEMASKGLPPPTCWEHLWSSSFWFESFQNWQSEFLAVLSLVILTIFLRQKDSPQSKPMAAPHSQTGD
- a CDS encoding DUF3606 domain-containing protein, with translation MSDEKKKTGTPDRDRINVNEDYEVQYWTKALGITAAQLKEAVKAVGPTSAAVRNHLGK
- a CDS encoding response regulator transcription factor translates to MACNPPERKQFGSLLLVDGHTLVAEGIAKLLESRFSRIWIASTAPRFQELVSRVRPTLVITDLYLPGASCIALMDRTLQQEGAPAFMFLLAEAGPDTVTQAIATGAKGFLHRRCSSEELFRAIDCIMDGCTYVAASFLASQAEAEAAAPKRRQAMLTAKQLQVLEHVALGMRAQDVAQKLHLSTRTVESHKRAIMRQLNVGNSLEMVRVAREDGILT
- a CDS encoding Ku protein — its product is MARPIWSGSLSFGLLNIPVSLMSGERRTDLSFRMLDSRDKKPIRFERVNADTGEEVPWKDIVKAFEYDKGSYVVVEKEDIAAAAPETHESVDVEAFVDASSIGLRFFEKPYILVPGKKAEKGYVLLRETLRDTGKVGIARVVIRTREYLCAVMPEGDALVLILLRYPQELVAPDDYKLPAGQTGDYRIAPKEMEMAKQLINSMTSKWAPDSYHDEFRERLSAIIQKRVKDVGATTKFEEPAHQEDTATNVVDFMSLLQKSLETNKRTPAKSVPVKTASKAQAKSGKEEEKGAPQKKAAKKASLKKASPKKTPVKRARRSA
- a CDS encoding DUF892 family protein — translated: MAIKTAEDLFIHDLSDIYSAEKQLTKALPRFARAASNPDLAAAFETHLEETQGQIERIDKVVELLGIRLKRIKCAAMEGLVEEGKEAIDSIEEGPVRDAALIGGAQKVEHYEIASYGTIAALARQLGYKAAIPLLLETLEEEKATDEKLTLLAQSGGNAAAAAA
- the ligD gene encoding DNA ligase D translates to MSLTEYRRKRSFSKTKEPEPGKALPAGQRAIFVVQLHHASRRHYDFRLQVGDALKSWAVPKGPSYDPKVKRMAVEVEDHPVDYAGFEGEIPKGEYGGGHVAQFDHGVWATEGDPEAQLAKGHLRFEMFGSKLKGGWHLVRSGKPARQPQWLLFKEDDAYASQVEADDLLGDVAVPPAADLKRAGSGKPDKKRLKAIPLAKPARRVDWAKRASALTGGKRAEAPQGPFEPQLAKLGESPPKGEQWVHEIKWDGYRILATVAEGEVRLWSRNALEWTSKIPEIRDAIAALGLKSAALDGELIAGRGTKEDFNLLQATLSGERQGALSYALFDLLHINGVDIADAPLLERKALLEEVLKGAPTHLAMSSHIAGDGEAAYRLAGEQHFEGIISKRADRGYHGGRGEDWKKTKQLASDEFAVVGYTAPKGSRTGFGSLLLAKPDPKHGWLYVGRVGSGFSDTLIGELTALIGTAGGKKPTAHVPTTETDLRAATWFAPRFVVEVFYRGIGGQQLLRQASLKAVRPDKDVADLKDSDRSNDSGGGAASAKPNKRGKQAVTEPERGVAVKSTNSKGRADAGERVPPKLSSPSKVIFPDIRATKQDVWDYYSAVMDHLLPEILGRPLSIIRCPAGTGRPCFFQKHHTAGLELVISVKLKEDSGINAYYLVVEDAASLLELVQFNALEFHPWGSRADSPDCADRVVFDLDPGPDVPFSEIKKAATDIRKLLQQLELESFLRVSGGKGLHVVVPLNPGCDWDLTKRFAHGFADALAQSEPQRFLATSTKSLRNKRIFVDYLRNGRGATAVASYSLRGRPGAPVAMPIAWSELSKLTRADSFTMKDVPAKLKRRRKDPWEGIESIQQNLARWAQDD